One Natrinema longum genomic window carries:
- a CDS encoding methyl-accepting chemotaxis protein yields the protein MAFEDYLPDRIRETYSTKIGLIFVLVVVMTILVSALFFGHVTGSIGPAAEEHFSDRTDDRSDVAAGWLETNVETANGLATDATVRTGTDDEIGQRLETAQSTRGDRVAEIHYVDGDGEVLASSADGATGQNFFETADVQGPTNGPSAPHEGVATNDSVLSFVTSVAGEDQRYVAVSAPTDAFASALETEGRTVVTNGDGETIATVGEEPAAGDEAVLGALSTEGSDVVTGTPDGSETEFAATAASIDVGDASLTVTTYDTAASVYGPQKTATSSLLAVLFVFVLHLGLVGVILGGNTSLYLRRLGSKAERMGAGDLEVDLETDRVDEVGILYDSFSSMRDSLKETLSDLEDQRERAREAQQRTEERNRELEAEAERYSEVMAACADGDLEGRLDPETDHEAMVSIAEAFNEMIADLERAVAQVKTISAEVARTSTEVQTSSDEIRRASEEVSTSVQEISDGSSKQAEDLAVATTEVKEMSATVEEVAAATSTIADQSGQVDELATEGRSAAEETTAEMHAASDRTEAVAETIRSLDEEAEQIQDIVELIDEIAGQTNMLALNAAIESARSESASSESGGFQAVADEVKELAEQTQAAVEDVETMIESIQQRATKSATQIEEAESTIGSATQRVDSLSNKLDRIAMEIEQVTTGVQEIDQATDEQASSAEELATIVQDVASVANETTSQAQQAAAAAEETTATITDVSAEATRLDERAAELADAVDEFTVSNTIDSTAPVAGHGGESR from the coding sequence ATGGCATTCGAGGACTATCTCCCCGATCGAATCAGAGAAACGTACAGTACAAAAATCGGGCTCATTTTCGTGTTAGTCGTCGTGATGACGATCCTCGTCTCAGCGCTCTTTTTCGGCCACGTCACCGGCTCCATCGGTCCGGCGGCCGAGGAACACTTCAGCGACCGGACGGACGACCGCAGCGACGTTGCGGCCGGGTGGCTCGAGACGAACGTCGAAACGGCGAACGGCCTCGCAACGGACGCGACCGTGCGGACGGGTACCGACGACGAGATCGGCCAACGACTCGAGACGGCACAGTCCACTCGCGGGGATCGAGTCGCCGAGATACACTACGTCGACGGCGACGGCGAGGTACTCGCGAGCAGCGCGGACGGTGCTACCGGCCAGAACTTCTTCGAGACGGCCGACGTTCAGGGTCCCACTAACGGCCCCAGTGCCCCCCACGAGGGAGTGGCGACCAACGACTCCGTCCTCTCGTTCGTCACGAGCGTGGCAGGCGAGGATCAGCGATACGTCGCCGTCTCCGCGCCGACCGACGCGTTCGCGTCGGCCCTCGAGACGGAGGGACGGACCGTCGTCACGAACGGCGACGGCGAGACGATCGCGACAGTCGGCGAGGAGCCGGCAGCTGGCGACGAAGCCGTCCTCGGCGCGCTCTCGACTGAGGGAAGCGACGTCGTCACCGGTACCCCCGACGGTTCCGAGACCGAGTTTGCGGCGACGGCGGCATCGATCGACGTGGGCGACGCATCGCTGACGGTTACGACCTACGACACCGCAGCGTCCGTCTACGGCCCACAGAAGACCGCAACCTCGTCACTGTTGGCAGTACTCTTCGTCTTCGTCCTCCATCTCGGACTCGTCGGCGTGATTCTCGGCGGGAACACCTCGCTGTACCTCCGTCGGCTCGGGAGCAAAGCCGAACGGATGGGAGCGGGCGACCTCGAGGTCGACCTCGAGACCGATCGGGTCGACGAGGTCGGAATCCTCTACGACTCGTTCTCGTCGATGCGGGACTCGCTGAAGGAGACCTTATCCGACCTCGAGGACCAGCGCGAACGCGCCCGCGAGGCCCAGCAACGGACCGAAGAACGCAACCGAGAGCTCGAGGCCGAGGCGGAACGCTACAGCGAGGTCATGGCGGCGTGTGCCGACGGCGACCTCGAGGGACGCCTCGACCCCGAGACGGACCACGAGGCGATGGTGTCGATCGCCGAGGCGTTCAACGAGATGATCGCCGATCTGGAGCGGGCAGTCGCACAGGTCAAGACGATCTCGGCGGAGGTCGCCCGAACGAGTACCGAGGTCCAGACCAGTTCCGACGAGATTCGGCGGGCCAGCGAGGAGGTCAGCACGTCGGTCCAGGAGATTTCGGACGGCTCCTCGAAACAGGCCGAGGACCTGGCGGTCGCGACGACCGAGGTCAAGGAGATGTCCGCGACCGTCGAGGAGGTCGCTGCGGCCACGAGTACCATCGCCGATCAGTCCGGACAGGTCGACGAACTGGCGACGGAGGGCCGGTCCGCCGCCGAGGAGACGACCGCCGAGATGCACGCGGCCAGCGACCGAACGGAAGCCGTCGCCGAGACGATCCGATCGCTGGACGAGGAGGCCGAACAGATCCAGGACATCGTCGAACTGATCGACGAAATCGCCGGCCAGACCAACATGCTGGCGTTGAACGCGGCCATCGAATCGGCCCGCTCCGAGAGCGCCTCGAGCGAGAGCGGCGGCTTCCAGGCCGTCGCCGACGAGGTCAAGGAACTCGCAGAGCAGACCCAGGCCGCAGTCGAAGACGTCGAAACCATGATCGAATCGATACAGCAGCGAGCGACGAAAAGTGCAACGCAGATCGAGGAGGCCGAATCGACGATCGGATCGGCGACCCAACGGGTCGACTCCCTCTCGAACAAGCTCGACCGGATCGCCATGGAGATCGAACAGGTGACCACTGGCGTCCAGGAGATCGATCAGGCGACCGACGAGCAGGCCAGTTCCGCCGAGGAACTCGCGACGATCGTCCAGGACGTCGCAAGCGTCGCCAACGAGACGACGTCGCAAGCCCAGCAGGCCGCGGCGGCCGCCGAGGAGACGACCGCGACGATTACCGACGTTTCCGCGGAGGCGACGCGACTCGACGAGCGGGCGGCCGAACTCGCGGACGCCGTCGACGAGTTCACCGTCTCGAATACGATCGATTCGACTGCACCCGTCGCGGGGCACGGAGGTGAGTCCCGATGA
- the leuS gene encoding leucine--tRNA ligase, protein MSDAGYDHATVERRWQAAWDEADVYRTPDDVEDPTYVLGMYPYPSGKLHMGHVRNYTITDAYARYRRMHGDDVLHPMGWDAFGLPAENAAKERDTNPRDWTFDCIETMTDQMEAMGFGYDWDREITTCTPDYYQWNQWLFSRFHEEGLVERRDADVNWCPHCETVLADEQVEGEAELCWRCDTPVEQRELEQWFLKITEYADELLEAIDDLEGWPNSVRQMQRNWIGRQYGTELDFEIEGHGPVEAFTTRVDTIYGATFFALAPDHPISEELAEEDEDVRRFVEEEADPDGDEPNGVETGLTATNPVTGEEIPVYVADFVLSDVGTGALMAVPGHDERDHAFAEKKGLDIVPVIAPEPEDGEEPEAPDVEEAAFTEDGVLINSGEYSGLDSETARERLTEGIDSAEEAKQYQLRDWGISRQRYWGTPIPVVHCDDCGPVMVPEDDLPVELPEFINTTGNPLDAAEEWKQTSCPECGADATRETDTMDTFVDSSWYFLRYVSPDLADAPFDREQANDWMPVDQYVGGIEHAVMHLLYSRFFTKVLADHEGLEHREPFENLLAQGMVQLEGEKMSKSKGNVVSPQRIVEEYGADTARLFIMQAAQPDTAFDWSEEGVQSTYAFLTRLKGMVEEFAAEAPEGDDDAIASYVDAEIDATIAIASAEYDDLTFNKALRETQDLVRTLRQYSDYTEPHAETYERGLSAVVRLLAPVAPHLTEELYDELGGDGLVAEAAWPTAQVDRDHVAKRRRLVENTREDIRDIVEVAGIEDPKAIDVVIAPEWKYDALEIAIESDADNLIGELMGHTHIREEGDAAADYGQDLQAEREALSMTLDPDDEHAALESAAWLIEREFEAPVRVVGSEEVDDATLKNAEPGRPAIEIDD, encoded by the coding sequence ATGAGTGACGCGGGATACGACCACGCGACGGTCGAACGGCGCTGGCAAGCGGCGTGGGACGAAGCGGACGTCTACCGGACGCCGGACGACGTCGAGGATCCGACGTACGTCCTGGGGATGTACCCGTATCCATCAGGCAAACTCCACATGGGTCACGTCCGTAATTACACGATCACGGACGCGTACGCCCGCTACCGGCGGATGCACGGCGACGACGTCCTCCATCCGATGGGGTGGGATGCTTTCGGCCTCCCCGCGGAGAACGCGGCCAAAGAGCGCGACACGAACCCGCGCGACTGGACGTTCGACTGCATCGAGACGATGACGGACCAGATGGAGGCGATGGGCTTTGGCTACGACTGGGACCGGGAGATCACCACCTGCACGCCCGACTACTACCAGTGGAACCAGTGGCTCTTCTCCCGGTTCCACGAGGAAGGACTGGTCGAACGACGCGACGCCGACGTCAACTGGTGTCCCCACTGCGAAACCGTCCTCGCCGACGAACAGGTCGAAGGCGAGGCGGAACTGTGCTGGCGCTGTGACACGCCCGTCGAACAGCGCGAACTCGAGCAGTGGTTCCTGAAGATCACCGAGTACGCCGACGAGTTGCTCGAGGCGATCGACGACCTCGAGGGGTGGCCAAACTCCGTGCGCCAGATGCAGCGCAACTGGATCGGCCGCCAGTACGGGACCGAATTGGACTTCGAAATCGAGGGGCACGGACCGGTCGAAGCGTTCACCACCCGCGTCGACACCATCTACGGTGCGACCTTCTTCGCGCTCGCGCCCGACCACCCGATCAGCGAGGAACTCGCCGAGGAGGACGAGGACGTCCGCCGCTTCGTCGAGGAGGAGGCCGATCCCGACGGCGACGAACCCAACGGCGTCGAGACCGGCCTGACCGCGACCAACCCCGTCACCGGCGAGGAGATCCCGGTCTACGTTGCGGACTTCGTCCTCTCGGACGTCGGGACCGGCGCACTGATGGCCGTCCCCGGCCACGACGAGCGCGACCACGCCTTCGCGGAGAAGAAGGGACTGGACATCGTCCCCGTCATCGCCCCCGAACCCGAGGACGGCGAAGAGCCCGAGGCCCCCGATGTCGAGGAAGCGGCGTTCACCGAGGACGGCGTGCTGATCAACTCCGGGGAGTACTCGGGTCTGGACAGCGAGACCGCACGCGAGCGGTTGACCGAAGGGATCGACAGCGCCGAGGAGGCCAAACAGTACCAGCTGCGCGACTGGGGAATCTCCCGCCAGCGCTACTGGGGCACGCCGATCCCGGTCGTCCACTGCGACGACTGTGGGCCCGTGATGGTTCCCGAAGACGACCTGCCGGTCGAACTCCCCGAGTTCATCAACACGACCGGGAACCCGCTCGACGCCGCCGAGGAGTGGAAGCAGACGAGCTGTCCGGAGTGTGGAGCCGACGCAACCCGAGAGACCGACACGATGGACACCTTCGTCGACTCCTCGTGGTACTTCCTGCGGTACGTCTCTCCCGACCTCGCGGACGCCCCCTTCGACCGCGAGCAGGCAAACGACTGGATGCCCGTCGACCAGTACGTCGGCGGCATCGAACACGCCGTGATGCACCTGCTGTACTCCCGATTCTTCACCAAGGTGCTGGCCGACCACGAGGGCCTCGAGCACCGCGAACCCTTCGAGAACCTGCTGGCACAGGGGATGGTGCAACTCGAGGGCGAGAAGATGTCCAAGTCGAAGGGCAACGTCGTCTCGCCCCAGCGGATCGTCGAGGAGTACGGAGCCGACACCGCGCGCCTGTTCATAATGCAGGCTGCACAGCCGGACACGGCTTTCGACTGGAGCGAGGAAGGGGTCCAGTCGACCTACGCCTTCCTCACACGGCTCAAGGGGATGGTCGAGGAGTTCGCGGCCGAGGCACCCGAGGGTGACGACGACGCGATCGCCAGCTACGTCGACGCGGAGATCGACGCGACGATCGCCATCGCCAGCGCGGAGTACGACGACCTGACGTTCAACAAGGCGCTGCGCGAGACGCAGGATCTGGTGCGGACGCTCCGACAGTATTCGGACTACACCGAACCCCACGCCGAGACCTACGAGCGCGGGCTGTCGGCCGTCGTTCGGCTGCTCGCGCCGGTCGCACCGCACCTCACCGAGGAGTTGTACGACGAGCTGGGCGGCGACGGGCTCGTCGCGGAGGCCGCGTGGCCGACCGCCCAGGTCGACCGTGACCACGTCGCCAAACGCCGCCGACTGGTCGAGAACACCCGCGAGGACATCCGCGACATCGTCGAGGTCGCCGGGATCGAGGATCCGAAGGCGATCGACGTCGTCATCGCCCCCGAGTGGAAGTACGACGCCCTCGAGATCGCGATCGAAAGCGACGCCGACAACCTGATCGGCGAACTCATGGGGCATACACACATTCGCGAGGAGGGCGACGCCGCCGCCGATTACGGCCAGGATCTCCAGGCCGAACGGGAAGCCCTCTCGATGACGCTCGATCCGGACGACGAGCATGCGGCACTCGAGTCGGCCGCCTGGCTGATCGAACGCGAGTTCGAGGCCCCGGTTCGCGTCGTCGGGTCCGAGGAAGTCGACGACGCAACCCTGAAAAACGCCGAACCCGGTCGACCGGCGATCGAAATCGACGACTGA